From Candidatus Omnitrophota bacterium, one genomic window encodes:
- a CDS encoding glycosyltransferase family 39 protein encodes MAILKKKHSLDPVSYGADQIVFGMAAYLVIYIAFIIMGTAVYINLPFRKLYVPLAGWSVLCLYSAFHSIFFKTDFKTNLHKIIPIGLALHLSFLTLDLNVQISGSSYLSGIYYLYIGTVTTVFLASMFCAGFFLRKDFFFIPLVIASIHLAVTCLLKGFSGYVAAAAVIAALFAAITRIDGLAQLLYTRIVSFFKDERKVIALLFLVGTIVRIVFAFHILKTTGGGSVFVDSSDDGRTYNANAWTMVTNPEKILKGGTLFPGVWEPGYIVLLSLVYKCFGHNFYAATFVQSLLGGALSVLSYYIAKELFGVRSISILTALLVSMSQILIMYMVVLGGEALILPLLAAFVLSYLRCFRKPDNRLYRVTAGLVLGLLCITRSLFMALPVLFFVTELFAVNKITFRKKAVNTLITVLVASFLIAPVTFINYLNDGKFNLVVKSGFRLEACWNAQSPWPDKSPDNRGLDALGVNPFKDPAGSLRVALKEPAAVAATACRIYTKRFLNYFIWPCFGFFDPILLINNSRVPNVFASSMEFYVYLIFLIGLWLVFRKSRKQKSIFLIFAVIFYSILAHCSLITIVSVRYRTPIVPYLMMIGAVGLYYVYRFSRPPTGPESKR; translated from the coding sequence ATGGCTATATTGAAAAAAAAGCATAGCTTGGATCCGGTTTCTTACGGCGCAGATCAGATAGTTTTCGGTATGGCGGCCTATCTGGTGATCTATATAGCTTTTATCATAATGGGCACGGCAGTCTATATAAACCTTCCCTTTAGAAAGCTCTATGTGCCTCTGGCGGGCTGGTCGGTCCTATGTCTTTACAGCGCTTTTCATTCGATTTTTTTCAAGACCGATTTTAAGACAAATCTGCACAAGATCATACCAATAGGCCTTGCCTTGCACCTCTCATTTCTAACATTAGATCTCAATGTCCAGATATCGGGCTCTTCTTATTTGTCCGGGATCTATTATCTTTATATCGGAACGGTCACAACTGTATTTCTTGCATCCATGTTTTGCGCCGGTTTTTTTCTTAGAAAGGATTTTTTCTTCATACCGCTCGTTATTGCGTCTATTCATTTGGCTGTGACATGTCTGCTTAAAGGATTTTCAGGGTATGTGGCCGCCGCAGCGGTTATAGCGGCTTTATTTGCTGCCATCACGCGCATAGACGGGTTGGCGCAACTTCTTTATACTAGGATAGTGTCGTTCTTCAAGGATGAGCGAAAGGTGATTGCGCTTCTTTTTCTGGTCGGCACGATAGTCAGGATCGTATTCGCGTTCCACATACTGAAGACCACGGGAGGAGGAAGCGTCTTTGTCGACTCGAGCGATGACGGCCGTACCTATAACGCAAACGCATGGACCATGGTAACGAACCCGGAGAAGATACTAAAAGGGGGAACCCTGTTTCCCGGTGTCTGGGAGCCGGGATATATAGTCCTCCTATCTCTTGTATATAAATGTTTCGGTCATAATTTTTACGCGGCTACATTCGTTCAAAGCCTGCTTGGAGGAGCGCTTTCAGTCTTATCCTACTATATAGCGAAAGAGCTTTTCGGGGTCAGGAGCATCTCCATATTAACGGCTTTACTCGTAAGTATGAGCCAGATACTGATAATGTATATGGTGGTGCTGGGTGGAGAAGCCCTTATATTGCCGCTATTAGCTGCGTTTGTCCTTTCGTATCTCCGATGTTTCAGGAAGCCCGATAATAGGCTCTACAGGGTGACCGCCGGCCTCGTCCTGGGGTTGCTCTGTATCACAAGGAGCTTATTCATGGCTCTGCCTGTCCTATTCTTCGTAACGGAGCTTTTTGCGGTGAATAAAATTACGTTTCGAAAGAAGGCCGTGAATACCCTTATCACCGTTCTCGTTGCGTCTTTTTTGATCGCCCCCGTAACATTTATTAATTACCTGAATGACGGTAAGTTCAATTTGGTGGTGAAGTCCGGTTTCAGGCTCGAAGCCTGCTGGAACGCTCAGAGCCCGTGGCCCGACAAAAGCCCGGATAACCGGGGACTTGACGCTCTGGGGGTCAATCCGTTTAAAGATCCCGCCGGTTCGTTACGCGTCGCACTGAAAGAGCCTGCGGCCGTAGCCGCTACAGCCTGCCGTATTTACACTAAAAGGTTCCTGAATTATTTTATATGGCCCTGCTTCGGGTTCTTCGACCCTATACTTCTCATTAATAATTCAAGGGTGCCGAACGTCTTTGCTTCAAGCATGGAATTTTACGTATATTTGATATTCCTGATAGGACTCTGGCTGGTTTTCCGGAAATCCCGTAAGCAAAAATCGATCTTTTTGATCTTTGCGGTCATATTTTACTCCATATTAGCCCATTGCTCGCTCATTACAATAGTGTCCGTCAGGTACAGGACGCCTATAGTGCCTTACCTGATGATGATAGGCGCTGTTGGGTTATACTATGTTTACCGTTTTTCAAGGCCGCCGACAGGGCCGGAATCGAAGAGATAA
- a CDS encoding class I SAM-dependent methyltransferase — translation MAYKIKCDVCGSAEYLPLYDMDGKYSIIRCSGCGLWLSYPILNNEEIERVYAKYHEVWGIVGKDEEMHRKMRHLTFRCLFKSLSRFTPHRGRLLDIGCATGICMEVGEEFGWDVYGVDISEEAARVAKARFGSRVEALDFVRAKEMPSDHYDMIIMTDVLEHLNGARIAVEKVYKMLRPGGIAVIVTVDTSSLFAKFTGKRWPYIHRQHLVYFSKKNLNAFLRTMGFKILGFKSAFKSINPYYAGEYMRQKSEESAKKKSSAVSLMEGLIGRLPPRLKYHNFIIPSGDIVAIAKKG, via the coding sequence ATGGCATATAAGATCAAATGCGATGTATGCGGTTCCGCGGAGTACCTTCCGCTTTATGATATGGACGGTAAGTATTCCATAATCAGGTGCAGCGGATGCGGGCTCTGGCTAAGTTACCCTATATTAAATAATGAAGAGATAGAGCGGGTATATGCGAAATATCATGAGGTATGGGGCATTGTCGGAAAAGATGAGGAGATGCACAGGAAGATGCGACATCTGACGTTCCGGTGCCTATTTAAGTCGCTTTCCCGATTTACGCCTCATCGCGGCCGGCTTTTAGATATAGGGTGCGCAACAGGTATATGCATGGAAGTCGGAGAGGAGTTCGGATGGGATGTCTACGGCGTGGACATATCGGAGGAGGCCGCACGCGTCGCAAAGGCCAGATTCGGTTCCAGGGTGGAGGCCCTTGATTTTGTGAGAGCGAAAGAGATGCCGTCGGATCATTATGATATGATAATAATGACCGATGTGCTGGAGCACCTTAACGGCGCCAGGATCGCGGTGGAAAAGGTGTATAAGATGCTGAGGCCCGGAGGGATAGCTGTTATAGTTACTGTAGATACAAGCAGCCTTTTCGCGAAGTTCACGGGAAAGAGATGGCCTTATATCCACAGGCAGCATCTTGTATATTTTTCGAAAAAGAACCTTAACGCTTTTCTCAGGACGATGGGTTTCAAGATACTGGGATTTAAAAGCGCTTTCAAATCGATAAATCCCTATTATGCCGGGGAGTATATGAGGCAGAAGAGCGAGGAATCGGCAAAAAAGAAGAGCAGCGCTGTAAGCCTTATGGAAGGCCTTATCGGACGCCTGCCTCCGCGGTTAAAGTATCATAATTTTATAATACCGTCAGGCGATATCGTCGCGATCGCCAAGAAAGGATGA
- a CDS encoding GDP-mannose 4,6-dehydratase, producing the protein MKSLITGGAGFIGSHLAEELLRRNEEVAVIDNLSTGNMENIKHLKLNPKFSLYIDTIMNEKLMKRLVRDCDTVYHMAAAVGVKYIIDNPLESMHTNVQGTEIVLELANSIGKKKVIIASTSEIYGKDRPGKRIFKEDDDRVLGPTTISRWSYSCAKAMDEFLSLAYWREKKLPVVIVRFFNTVGPRQSGMYGMVVPRFVKCALLDKPIIIYGDGKQTRSFTYVSDAVRAITALANNRKAVGEIFNIGNPNTISIQALAVKIKKLTKSDSPIVHIPYEKAYEKGFEDMRHRAPDIKKIKNLIGFQPKVDLEEMLMNIIRYFKK; encoded by the coding sequence ATGAAAAGTCTTATAACAGGTGGAGCGGGCTTCATCGGTTCACATCTCGCGGAAGAGCTCTTACGGAGAAATGAAGAGGTAGCGGTCATAGATAATCTATCGACGGGCAATATGGAAAATATCAAACATCTGAAGCTCAATCCGAAATTTTCGCTGTATATAGACACGATCATGAATGAGAAGCTGATGAAACGCCTTGTAAGAGACTGTGATACCGTATATCATATGGCGGCCGCCGTAGGAGTTAAATATATAATAGACAATCCTCTTGAATCTATGCATACGAACGTGCAGGGCACCGAGATCGTCCTGGAGCTCGCGAATTCTATTGGTAAGAAGAAAGTGATAATAGCGTCCACTTCGGAAATATACGGTAAGGACAGGCCCGGGAAGAGAATCTTTAAAGAAGACGATGACAGGGTGCTGGGCCCGACCACGATCTCGAGATGGAGCTACTCCTGCGCTAAGGCTATGGACGAATTTTTATCGCTGGCATACTGGCGCGAGAAGAAGCTGCCGGTGGTCATCGTGAGATTTTTTAATACAGTGGGTCCGCGCCAAAGCGGTATGTACGGCATGGTCGTACCGCGTTTTGTTAAATGCGCGCTCTTAGATAAACCAATAATAATATACGGGGACGGGAAGCAGACGAGAAGCTTCACCTATGTCTCGGATGCGGTACGGGCGATAACGGCCCTTGCGAATAATCGGAAGGCCGTGGGGGAGATATTCAATATAGGTAATCCCAATACCATCTCGATACAAGCCCTGGCGGTGAAGATAAAGAAGCTCACCAAATCGGATTCTCCCATTGTGCATATTCCCTACGAGAAGGCGTATGAGAAAGGTTTTGAGGATATGAGGCACAGGGCGCCGGATATTAAGAAGATAAAGAACCTTATAGGTTTTCAGCCGAAGGTGGATCTGGAAGAGATGCTTATGAATATAATCAGGTATTTTAAGAAATAA
- a CDS encoding glycosyltransferase, with amino-acid sequence MKKEKWMISVITPAYNNPDKLERFLRSVETNRTLCADALEVIVVDDSSTLDLKATTDKFKDVIYLRLEAHPGPAAARNRGAGEAKGDHLIFFDSDVILRPDTLKLFVDNFKKGEAAVAGEYDIEPAEKGYFAYFKALLTESWTPKTKYVSVFALRAAGITRDAFKRVGGFNEDITTASVEDFDFGERLKKAGILIAYDPAIVVQHFHPSFRKQMKLFFLRSRDWTELFLKRGGKFDNWCASPSEGLASVSGAFFIVSIIPFLIINNRLLIALSLASFILYVLFNIDFIKIAYKRRGLFFVPIALAIKLPLALMVTLGFAAGIFQFVGVTFGGKAPKQ; translated from the coding sequence TTGAAAAAGGAAAAGTGGATGATATCCGTCATTACGCCGGCTTATAACAATCCGGATAAGCTTGAAAGGTTCTTGAGGTCTGTTGAAACAAACAGGACTTTATGCGCCGACGCCCTTGAGGTGATAGTTGTCGATGACAGCTCGACGCTCGACCTCAAAGCGACGACCGATAAATTCAAGGATGTCATCTATCTGCGTCTCGAGGCCCATCCGGGGCCGGCCGCGGCAAGGAACAGAGGTGCAGGGGAAGCTAAGGGCGATCATCTGATATTCTTCGACTCCGATGTAATTTTGAGGCCGGATACGCTGAAGCTTTTCGTAGATAATTTTAAAAAAGGGGAAGCGGCCGTAGCGGGCGAATATGATATTGAGCCCGCCGAAAAGGGTTACTTCGCGTATTTCAAGGCGCTTCTGACCGAATCGTGGACGCCCAAGACAAAATATGTGAGCGTTTTTGCGCTGAGGGCCGCCGGTATAACCAGAGATGCCTTCAAAAGAGTGGGCGGGTTTAACGAGGACATTACGACGGCATCGGTCGAGGATTTTGATTTCGGGGAACGTCTTAAAAAAGCCGGCATACTGATCGCCTACGACCCGGCTATTGTTGTTCAGCACTTTCACCCCTCCTTCAGGAAACAGATGAAATTATTTTTCTTAAGGTCGAGGGATTGGACGGAGCTTTTTTTAAAAAGAGGCGGAAAATTCGATAACTGGTGCGCTAGCCCGTCCGAAGGCCTGGCGAGCGTATCGGGCGCGTTCTTCATTGTGAGCATCATTCCGTTCCTTATCATAAATAACAGGTTACTTATTGCGCTTTCGCTTGCATCATTTATTCTGTATGTGCTCTTTAATATTGATTTTATAAAAATAGCGTACAAACGCCGGGGCCTTTTTTTCGTGCCGATCGCTCTGGCCATAAAACTGCCGCTTGCGCTTATGGTGACGCTCGGATTTGCCGCGGGCATTTTTCAATTTGTTGGAGTAACATTCGGAGGGAAGGCGCCAAAGCAATGA
- a CDS encoding class I SAM-dependent methyltransferase, with product MKFDKLEAITPTEYSRDVYIDKMLSILGSRVKSVCDVGCGVGNLLLALEDRLADAKGIDTSDESLSLARTKITSPRIRLEKKSALELDEQFDLVFLTDILEHIQDDRSMIRSLHDKVVKKNGYLIMTVPAHRRLYSKFDRNAGHYRRYDKAALLALLKEGGFEPMLCWCYGQLVFHYIANAMLLFDRKDRASKGADTDKCFNERTRVSAIREFSGISKLLVSRVNLIHRICFALEYMFKDLSLGIGYCVLCKSR from the coding sequence ATGAAGTTCGATAAACTGGAAGCGATCACACCTACGGAATATTCGCGGGACGTCTATATCGATAAGATGTTGTCGATATTGGGCAGCCGGGTCAAGAGCGTCTGCGATGTCGGCTGCGGCGTCGGCAACCTGTTGCTGGCCCTCGAAGACCGGTTGGCCGATGCGAAGGGCATAGACACTTCGGACGAAAGCCTGAGTCTGGCCAGAACGAAGATAACCTCTCCGCGCATAAGGCTTGAAAAGAAGAGCGCGCTTGAGCTTGATGAGCAGTTTGATCTTGTTTTTTTGACCGATATCCTCGAACATATACAGGACGACAGGAGCATGATCCGCTCTCTCCACGATAAGGTGGTAAAGAAGAACGGGTATCTGATAATGACGGTCCCCGCTCACAGAAGGCTGTATTCGAAGTTCGACAGGAACGCCGGCCATTACCGGCGATATGATAAGGCCGCTCTCCTCGCTCTTCTGAAAGAGGGCGGTTTCGAGCCGATGTTATGCTGGTGCTATGGCCAGCTTGTCTTTCATTATATTGCGAACGCGATGCTGCTATTCGACAGGAAGGATCGCGCGAGTAAGGGGGCCGATACGGATAAATGTTTCAACGAGAGGACGCGCGTCAGCGCCATACGTGAGTTTTCAGGAATTTCGAAGCTCCTCGTCTCCAGAGTGAACCTCATTCACCGCATCTGTTTCGCACTGGAGTACATGTTTAAGGATCTCAGCTTGGGAATAGGATACTGCGTATTGTGTAAGTCTCGTTAA
- a CDS encoding radical SAM protein: protein MARVLLVKPISQYCYTIAPNLGLGYLASVLRNAGHDVTFLDCDKERLSLEGFADRLKGEVYDVIGFQLYTNGLYTARKQLEIARQRMKEALIIVGGPHATGDPHQTLAFLKDADLAVLGEGENIIDKIAGLKRSDVKDTSVLANLSNIAYRNAAGAVCVNPIRNIGDLDSLPMPAWELMDPRRYPEAPHGTFARSFPIAPIITSRGCPYSCTFCASFRIHGRKMRRRSSAAVLDEIEYLNKKFGVREFQIEDDNFTMGKEYAREVLSGIIERGLRVWISLPNGVRIDALDKELLQLMERAGCYSLAIGIESGSDRILKKLQKSLTTKEIEEKLNLVKKHTKIRVTGFFLIGHPDETEDDIKKSIEFALRLKLDRASFSPLMPLPGSAIYDEWKGRVDFENVDWNKFLYYQFIPSVSPLPVDMLERCLKSANARFYIRPHIWLGLLVEVRTPYQFKMLLKRARKILVG, encoded by the coding sequence ATGGCACGGGTGCTTTTAGTAAAGCCTATCAGCCAGTATTGCTATACTATCGCGCCGAATCTCGGCTTGGGATATCTGGCGTCTGTGTTGAGGAACGCCGGGCACGATGTCACATTTCTCGACTGCGACAAGGAGAGGCTTTCCCTTGAAGGTTTCGCCGATCGCTTAAAGGGAGAGGTGTACGATGTGATCGGGTTCCAGCTTTATACGAACGGGCTCTATACTGCGAGAAAACAGCTGGAGATAGCGCGGCAGCGCATGAAAGAGGCACTGATAATCGTCGGAGGGCCGCATGCGACAGGCGACCCGCATCAGACGCTTGCGTTTCTTAAAGATGCCGATCTTGCCGTCTTGGGAGAGGGCGAAAATATAATAGACAAGATAGCGGGTTTGAAGAGGAGCGACGTAAAAGATACGTCGGTTCTGGCAAATCTCAGCAATATCGCGTATAGGAACGCCGCCGGCGCCGTATGTGTCAATCCCATAAGGAACATAGGCGACCTGGACAGCCTGCCGATGCCCGCATGGGAACTTATGGATCCGAGGAGATACCCGGAAGCGCCTCATGGGACGTTCGCGAGGTCTTTTCCGATAGCGCCGATCATTACAAGCCGCGGATGCCCTTATTCGTGCACATTTTGCGCGAGTTTCAGGATACATGGCAGGAAGATGCGCAGGAGAAGCAGCGCCGCCGTGCTGGATGAGATAGAGTATCTGAATAAAAAATTCGGTGTCAGGGAGTTCCAGATAGAAGACGATAATTTCACGATGGGCAAAGAGTATGCGAGGGAGGTGCTGTCCGGTATTATCGAACGGGGCCTGAGGGTGTGGATATCTTTGCCTAACGGCGTGCGGATAGATGCCCTCGATAAGGAACTGCTTCAGCTGATGGAGCGCGCGGGCTGCTATTCTTTGGCGATCGGTATCGAATCGGGATCGGACAGAATACTGAAAAAACTGCAAAAGAGCCTTACGACGAAGGAGATCGAAGAAAAGCTGAACCTGGTAAAAAAGCATACAAAGATAAGAGTCACAGGATTTTTTCTTATAGGGCATCCCGATGAAACGGAGGACGATATCAAGAAGAGCATAGAGTTTGCGTTAAGATTGAAGTTGGACAGAGCAAGCTTTTCTCCGCTCATGCCGCTTCCGGGAAGCGCGATCTATGATGAATGGAAGGGAAGAGTCGATTTTGAAAATGTCGACTGGAACAAGTTTCTATACTATCAGTTCATTCCTTCGGTTTCGCCCCTTCCCGTTGACATGCTCGAACGCTGCCTGAAAAGCGCGAACGCGCGGTTTTACATAAGACCGCATATATGGCTCGGCCTTCTCGTAGAGGTGAGGACGCCGTATCAGTTCAAGATGCTCCTGAAGAGGGCGCGAAAGATACTTGTCGGTTGA
- a CDS encoding class I SAM-dependent methyltransferase — protein sequence MAQNRSSIDESSIQLETVRCGLCGNDDPSLLLKAANIKQRCKREYNVVRCGKCGLAFLSPRPSRESLLKYYLEDDPEKTERKPAFYEKLYFNIFRKIPLRRKGSLLDVGCGSGRYIYVLKALGWDVKGIDIGYTGYGRDVLGLDIREGDLVDAHFKPESFDAITFWWTLEHMYDPSSVLKEAYRLLKKGGVAVIGVQNIDSLEARLFKRYWFHLFLPKHLYHFSPKSLTAILKKSEFGKVKIRHDLFSFGTIGSLQCFLNAHGINVSFTNPLFYALSLPIDAVLGMMKNSGLITAYAYKE from the coding sequence ATGGCTCAAAATAGAAGCTCAATAGACGAAAGCAGTATACAGTTGGAAACCGTACGATGCGGATTGTGCGGGAACGATGATCCGTCCCTGCTTTTGAAAGCGGCAAATATCAAACAGCGCTGCAAGAGAGAATATAATGTGGTAAGATGCGGGAAATGTGGGCTTGCTTTTCTGAGCCCCCGGCCATCCAGGGAATCTCTCCTCAAGTATTATTTGGAGGACGATCCGGAGAAGACGGAAAGAAAGCCGGCATTTTACGAAAAATTGTATTTTAATATTTTCAGGAAGATACCTTTAAGGCGGAAGGGATCGCTCCTTGATGTGGGGTGCGGCAGCGGCAGGTATATATATGTACTCAAGGCCCTCGGATGGGATGTTAAAGGCATAGATATCGGTTATACCGGGTATGGCAGGGATGTGCTGGGACTGGATATCCGTGAGGGGGACCTTGTGGACGCTCATTTTAAGCCCGAGAGCTTCGATGCGATAACATTCTGGTGGACGCTTGAGCATATGTACGATCCCTCGTCGGTGCTGAAGGAGGCCTACAGGCTGCTTAAAAAGGGCGGGGTTGCGGTCATCGGTGTTCAAAATATCGATTCGCTGGAAGCTCGCTTATTTAAGCGATACTGGTTCCATCTTTTTTTGCCTAAGCATCTCTACCATTTTTCTCCGAAATCGCTCACCGCGATTTTGAAGAAGAGCGAATTTGGAAAGGTGAAGATCCGGCATGATCTTTTTTCGTTCGGCACAATAGGGAGCCTGCAGTGTTTCCTGAATGCTCACGGCATTAATGTATCGTTCACGAACCCGCTTTTTTATGCGTTATCGCTGCCTATCGATGCAGTGCTGGGCATGATGAAGAACAGCGGGCTCATAACCGCATACGCTTACAAAGAATAA
- a CDS encoding radical SAM protein, translating to MKILFINPNSDFLINEKVFPSLGLLYLIAYLKQNGYNDISYIDMNDEKPLPESIDADIVGFYSNTPQFPTVMRLVKQVKKINRARSPLYVLGGPHVSGKPEDAFSEFDVVVKGEGERAILDIVRREEASTEQSQVTQCDYADINSFPFPDRDTIDIKSYRYYLDGKLTTTLVTSRGCPFGCKFCANNAWGKTLRMRSPQNVFEEVSLLVKRYGYEAVMFFDDTMTVDRKRMKEICDRLKQLSVIYRCFIRSDTVDGDILRRMRESGCVEVGVGIESGSQRILDTINKGETVKKNLEAIKLCHRYGIRVKGFFIIGLPGENRESIKETTDFLEEAGLDDIDITVYTPYPGSLIYKNKENFDINFTDDYDHAWFKGRPGDYTTKISTKAFSSDDIIKLRNSIEKRFKNPQPAKAQVK from the coding sequence ATGAAAATACTTTTCATAAATCCAAATTCCGATTTTCTGATAAACGAGAAAGTATTTCCGTCGCTCGGGCTTCTCTACCTTATCGCGTATCTCAAACAGAACGGCTACAACGATATCTCTTACATCGATATGAATGACGAGAAGCCTCTTCCGGAATCTATCGACGCCGATATCGTGGGCTTTTATTCCAATACTCCGCAGTTTCCGACCGTTATGCGCCTGGTAAAGCAGGTTAAAAAGATAAACCGGGCCAGATCCCCGCTATATGTGCTGGGCGGCCCCCACGTTTCGGGCAAGCCCGAAGACGCTTTTAGCGAGTTCGATGTTGTGGTGAAGGGGGAGGGGGAGAGGGCTATCCTTGATATCGTACGGCGGGAAGAGGCCTCAACGGAGCAGTCTCAGGTAACCCAGTGCGACTATGCCGATATCAACAGCTTCCCGTTCCCGGACAGGGACACGATCGACATCAAGAGCTATCGGTATTATCTTGACGGTAAATTGACCACGACGCTGGTGACCTCGCGCGGCTGTCCTTTCGGTTGTAAATTCTGCGCGAATAACGCCTGGGGCAAGACCCTTAGGATGAGGAGCCCGCAGAATGTGTTCGAAGAGGTATCGTTACTGGTAAAGCGATACGGCTATGAGGCGGTCATGTTCTTCGATGATACGATGACGGTCGATAGAAAAAGGATGAAAGAGATATGCGATCGATTGAAGCAATTGAGCGTTATATACAGGTGCTTTATACGGTCTGATACCGTTGACGGGGATATATTGCGTAGGATGCGGGAATCCGGCTGCGTAGAAGTGGGCGTCGGGATCGAGTCGGGTTCCCAGCGCATACTCGATACGATCAATAAAGGCGAGACGGTAAAGAAGAACCTGGAAGCTATAAAGCTATGCCACAGATATGGTATCCGCGTGAAAGGCTTTTTTATAATAGGCCTTCCCGGCGAGAACAGGGAGTCGATAAAGGAGACGACGGATTTTCTGGAAGAGGCCGGTCTCGACGATATAGATATCACGGTCTATACTCCATATCCCGGATCGCTTATCTATAAGAATAAAGAGAATTTCGACATAAATTTTACCGACGATTATGACCATGCATGGTTCAAGGGCAGGCCCGGCGATTACACGACTAAGATATCTACGAAGGCCTTCAGCTCGGATGATATAATAAAGCTTCGCAATTCGATCGAGAAACGGTTCAAGAACCCCCAGCCGGCGAAGGCCCAGGTGAAGTGA
- a CDS encoding decaprenyl-phosphate phosphoribosyltransferase, with the protein MKILKKIIISMRPEQWTKNIIVFAGLFFAKKLSDPATLFSTIEIFCIFCIVSSASYILNDIIDRKEDMHHPDKCKRPIAKGELNIGPAAGVSFALVSTGLFWAWMLSGKLFAIVVIFLVLHIAYDLALKHISIIDVFAISLAFILRLLAGVSVSGITSLISSWILLCTFLLALFLALCKRRAEMALLLERSKQHRKSLEGYSLEFLDQLITIVAGCSILSYALYALSAETVAKHGTDKLKYTIPFVAYGIFRYLYLVNMRRGGSNPEKILLKDIPFLVNILCYCAIVYLLVYRGIF; encoded by the coding sequence ATGAAGATTCTCAAAAAGATAATAATATCCATGCGTCCGGAGCAATGGACAAAGAATATCATTGTTTTTGCCGGTCTTTTCTTCGCTAAGAAGCTCAGTGACCCCGCCACGCTCTTTTCTACTATTGAAATATTCTGCATATTCTGCATAGTATCATCGGCCTCTTATATCCTGAACGATATCATAGACAGGAAAGAGGATATGCACCATCCCGATAAATGTAAGAGGCCCATTGCCAAGGGCGAGCTGAATATAGGCCCGGCAGCGGGTGTATCGTTCGCGCTTGTATCGACAGGCCTTTTCTGGGCGTGGATGCTTTCCGGCAAATTGTTTGCGATAGTCGTGATATTCCTGGTCCTCCACATCGCATATGATCTGGCGCTAAAGCATATTTCTATCATAGACGTATTTGCCATATCGCTTGCCTTCATCCTTAGGCTGCTTGCCGGTGTCTCTGTAAGCGGTATCACGTCCCTGATATCATCATGGATCCTTTTATGCACATTTTTGCTTGCATTATTTCTGGCGCTTTGCAAGAGGCGGGCCGAGATGGCGCTTCTTCTGGAGAGATCGAAGCAGCACAGAAAAAGCCTAGAAGGCTACAGCCTTGAGTTCCTCGACCAGCTCATTACCATAGTGGCCGGGTGCTCCATTCTCAGTTACGCGCTGTATGCTCTTTCGGCCGAAACGGTCGCAAAGCACGGGACCGATAAGCTTAAATACACGATACCGTTCGTAGCATATGGGATATTCAGGTATCTCTATCTGGTGAATATGAGGCGGGGCGGATCTAACCCGGAGAAGATACTTTTGAAAGACATCCCGTTCCTGGTGAACATTCTCTGCTACTGCGCGATTGTGTATTTGCTGGTCTACCGGGGTATCTTTTGA